Proteins from a single region of Anaerolineae bacterium:
- the rbfA gene encoding 30S ribosome-binding factor RbfA: protein MSVKQKRMEDRIRDILSGLLQLEVRDARLKNVTVTRVMLDRELQMADVYVNAMGEESRRQEVMAGLDRAKGFLRRELAARVRLRTAPDLQFHWDLNLEHGERINRLLDGLEIPPGDVPVADDDLDLEDLLDDDGMG from the coding sequence ATGTCAGTCAAGCAGAAGCGCATGGAGGATCGCATCCGCGACATCCTGAGCGGATTGCTGCAGCTTGAAGTCCGCGATGCCCGGTTGAAGAACGTCACGGTCACGCGGGTGATGCTGGATCGCGAACTGCAGATGGCCGATGTCTATGTCAACGCCATGGGTGAGGAATCCCGCCGCCAGGAAGTCATGGCCGGTCTTGACCGGGCCAAGGGCTTCCTGCGGCGGGAGCTGGCTGCCCGCGTACGTCTGCGGACCGCGCCCGATCTGCAGTTTCACTGGGACCTGAACCTGGAGCACGGGGAGCGGATCAACCGCTTGCTGGATGGCCTGGAAATTCCGCCGGGAGATGTCCCCGTCGCCGATGACGATCTCGACCTTGAGGATCTCCTAGATGATGATGGAATGGGATAA
- a CDS encoding bifunctional oligoribonuclease/PAP phosphatase NrnA — protein MMMEWDKAAALLSQAQYIVIVTHVGPDGDAIGSLLGLMWALRRLGKRVVPAVDEGVPPEFTFLPGAEEVRAALGDVQPDLVIAVDCGDPGRMGKAGEAARAAGAPLINLDHHITNTRFGDANLVDPATVASAEGVLDWLDRLGVAPDRQIATCLLTGIVTDTLCFRTDNVSAAVFGKAQRLIEAGAPYSEITQRTVMRMSFEALGLWAAVLPRMRLEEEGILWVAIDRPTRQALNYNDARDGGLVSLLISADRARIAAVFREKDDGKVEIGFRAVPGYDVATVAARLGGGGHALAAGCTIDGPLEEAVARTLALLREAAREGAPVVP, from the coding sequence ATGATGATGGAATGGGATAAAGCGGCGGCGCTGCTGAGCCAGGCGCAGTATATCGTGATCGTCACCCATGTTGGGCCGGATGGCGACGCGATCGGGTCGCTGCTGGGGCTGATGTGGGCATTGCGCCGGCTGGGCAAGCGGGTTGTCCCGGCGGTTGACGAGGGGGTCCCGCCGGAATTCACTTTCCTGCCGGGGGCGGAGGAGGTGCGTGCTGCCCTTGGTGATGTACAGCCCGATCTGGTCATTGCCGTGGATTGTGGCGATCCTGGCCGGATGGGTAAGGCTGGCGAGGCGGCGCGGGCAGCGGGCGCGCCGCTGATCAATCTCGATCACCACATTACCAATACCCGCTTTGGAGACGCGAACCTGGTCGATCCGGCAACGGTGGCTTCCGCCGAAGGTGTGCTGGACTGGCTGGATCGGCTGGGAGTTGCGCCGGACCGGCAGATCGCCACCTGTCTGCTGACCGGTATTGTGACTGACACCCTGTGCTTCCGCACGGATAACGTCAGCGCGGCGGTGTTTGGTAAGGCCCAGCGCCTGATCGAAGCAGGCGCCCCCTACAGCGAAATCACCCAGCGCACAGTGATGCGCATGTCGTTTGAGGCGCTTGGCCTGTGGGCGGCAGTGTTACCCCGTATGCGCCTTGAGGAGGAGGGCATCCTGTGGGTGGCCATTGACCGGCCGACCCGCCAGGCGCTCAACTACAATGATGCACGGGATGGTGGGCTGGTCAGCCTGCTGATCTCGGCAGATCGGGCCAGGATCGCCGCTGTCTTCCGTGAGAAGGATGACGGAAAAGTTGAGATCGGGTTCCGGGCTGTGCCTGGCTATGATGTCGCTACGGTCGCTGCCCGGCTGGGCGGCGGCGGGCATGCCCTGGCTGCCGGTTGCACGATTGACGGACCGCTGGAGGAAGCGGTGGCGCGGACGCTGGCGCTGTTGCGGGAGGCCGCTCGTGAAGGAGCGCCGGTTGTCCCCTGA
- a CDS encoding MoaD/ThiS family protein: MAASDSATATLHFRHQTFEVPAGMSARDAILRCRLNPEMVLIVREGELLTDDVQLQPGDRIRLVAVISGG, from the coding sequence ATGGCCGCATCAGACTCTGCCACTGCCACCCTGCACTTCCGCCACCAGACCTTTGAAGTGCCCGCCGGCATGAGCGCCCGTGACGCTATTCTCAGGTGCCGCCTGAACCCGGAGATGGTTCTGATCGTCCGGGAGGGCGAGCTACTTACCGATGATGTTCAGCTTCAGCCCGGCGACCGGATCAGGCTCGTCGCGGTGATTTCCGGCGGCTGA
- the truB gene encoding tRNA pseudouridine(55) synthase TruB, whose translation MPWLPVARLTDRWRKRWRGRWRCCGRPLVKERRLSPERVSGLLNIHKPVGPTSHDVVARIRRLTRIRQVGHAGTLDPLAEGVLIICLGQATRLSEYAMRSPKQYLARVRLGVSTDTYDREGRIVEERPLGDLSAHCIAEALEQFQGEILQIPPMYSAIQQEGQRLYDLARQGREVPRQPRRVTISAIRLVAWMPPEVTLEVTCSPGTYIRSLAHDLGVALGVGGHLAGLVRLASGSFHLAEAIPLAAFEEAVDAGIWQQYLLPPERALAGLPIVQLTADEARRIQHGGAIPAPPEAAGEAGARGPAGELLAILRAMEGRWQPVKVFPPGG comes from the coding sequence ATGCCCTGGCTGCCGGTTGCACGATTGACGGACCGCTGGAGGAAGCGGTGGCGCGGACGCTGGCGCTGTTGCGGGAGGCCGCTCGTGAAGGAGCGCCGGTTGTCCCCTGAGCGTGTTTCGGGTTTGCTCAACATCCATAAGCCGGTTGGCCCGACCAGCCATGATGTGGTGGCGCGCATCCGCCGCCTGACGCGCATCAGGCAGGTGGGGCATGCCGGCACCCTCGATCCGCTGGCTGAAGGCGTGCTGATCATCTGCCTGGGGCAGGCTACGCGCCTGAGTGAGTACGCCATGCGCTCGCCCAAGCAGTACCTTGCCCGCGTGCGGCTGGGGGTCAGCACCGACACCTACGACCGCGAAGGGCGGATTGTTGAGGAGCGCCCCCTGGGCGATCTGAGTGCTCATTGCATCGCTGAGGCGCTGGAGCAGTTCCAGGGCGAGATTCTACAGATACCGCCGATGTATAGCGCCATCCAGCAGGAAGGCCAGCGGCTGTACGATCTGGCCCGGCAGGGCCGGGAAGTCCCGCGCCAGCCGCGCCGGGTGACCATCAGCGCCATCCGGCTGGTTGCGTGGATGCCACCGGAAGTGACGCTGGAGGTTACCTGCTCCCCGGGGACGTATATCCGCAGCCTAGCCCACGATCTGGGTGTTGCGCTGGGGGTAGGGGGGCATCTGGCCGGGCTTGTCCGGCTGGCCAGTGGCAGCTTTCACCTTGCGGAAGCAATCCCGTTGGCAGCATTTGAGGAAGCTGTTGACGCCGGAATCTGGCAGCAGTACCTGTTGCCACCGGAACGAGCGCTGGCCGGTCTGCCGATCGTGCAACTGACGGCAGACGAAGCCCGGCGGATTCAGCACGGCGGCGCTATTCCGGCCCCGCCGGAGGCAGCGGGTGAAGCCGGCGCTCGCGGACCGGCGGGGGAACTGCTGGCGATCTTGAGGGCGATGGAAGGCCGCTGGCAGCCTGTAAAGGTCTTCCCGCCTGGGGGCTGA
- a CDS encoding bifunctional riboflavin kinase/FAD synthetase, whose amino-acid sequence MSGHIYSLKDINLTTPSIVTIGVFDGVHLGHQRLVRQLVQEARESNRTSVVLTFFPHPDVVLRGVTGRYYLTSPEVRARLLLDMGVDLVITHAFNREISQIRAADFVEQLCAHLKMAVLWVGPDFALGYRREGNVPFLRAQGAVRGFTVETVELRLTTGGSVISSSSIREALAAGHVEQAAAWLGRPYRIAGEVVVGDRRGRTIGFPTANLRVWEEQLLPANGVYAGWAYWRGERLMAVANLGIQPTFDGAQMKVEAHLLDFDRDIYGETLELAFVRRLRAEQRFNSVADLVEQIQHDVVSGRAILEPLMAQEQR is encoded by the coding sequence GTGAGCGGGCATATCTACTCGCTGAAGGATATTAACCTGACGACGCCGTCGATTGTCACTATTGGCGTGTTTGATGGTGTACATCTGGGCCATCAGCGGCTGGTCCGGCAGTTGGTACAGGAGGCGCGGGAAAGCAATCGAACCAGCGTTGTGCTGACCTTCTTCCCACATCCGGATGTAGTCCTTAGGGGGGTAACCGGCCGCTACTACCTGACCAGCCCGGAAGTCAGGGCCAGGCTGTTGCTGGATATGGGGGTTGACCTGGTTATCACCCATGCTTTCAACCGGGAGATCAGCCAGATTCGCGCCGCCGATTTTGTGGAGCAATTGTGTGCGCACCTCAAGATGGCGGTGCTATGGGTGGGGCCTGACTTTGCCCTGGGGTACAGGCGCGAGGGCAATGTGCCGTTCCTGCGGGCGCAGGGGGCGGTGCGCGGCTTTACTGTCGAGACCGTGGAACTGCGCCTGACCACCGGCGGAAGTGTGATCAGCAGTTCCAGCATCCGCGAGGCGCTGGCCGCCGGGCATGTTGAGCAGGCGGCAGCCTGGCTGGGTCGCCCCTATCGCATCGCCGGTGAGGTGGTCGTCGGCGATCGTCGCGGTCGTACCATCGGTTTTCCTACCGCTAATCTGCGCGTGTGGGAGGAGCAACTGCTGCCCGCCAATGGCGTCTATGCTGGCTGGGCTTACTGGCGCGGCGAACGGCTGATGGCGGTGGCTAACCTCGGCATCCAGCCAACCTTTGATGGGGCGCAGATGAAGGTCGAAGCTCACCTGCTGGACTTTGACCGGGACATTTACGGGGAGACGCTGGAACTCGCGTTTGTCCGGCGGCTCCGTGCTGAGCAGCGCTTCAACAGCGTGGCCGACCTGGTTGAACAGATTCAACACGACGTCGTCAGCGGGCGGGCGATCCTGGAACCGCTCATGGCGCAGGAACAGCGCTAG
- the era gene encoding GTPase Era: protein MTDSESYPPLPADDDIEAAHRAESALDVVPPGHRSGFVAVIGRPNVGKSTLINQILGQKIAIVSPRPQTTRVRQLGILTTDEAQIVFVDTPGLHKPRHELGRFMVETAQQALVDADVILLIVEANLPPGPGDIMIARQLRDAASKAPIVLAINKIDLTPPDKLQAHVDAYLALVSPVDWVAISALHGAGVDDLRKRLIALLPEGPRYYPPDQVTETYTRHIAAEMIREQVLLNTHDEVPHAVAVEINEFKERENNVIYIAATIYIERESQKSIIIGKGGQMLKRIGAAARREIEGLTESRVFLELWVKVLPNWRQDEALLKRLGYRIR from the coding sequence ATGACCGACTCTGAATCCTATCCGCCACTGCCCGCTGACGACGACATAGAAGCTGCCCATCGCGCCGAAAGCGCCCTGGACGTTGTTCCGCCCGGCCACCGGTCCGGTTTCGTCGCGGTCATCGGTCGCCCGAATGTGGGCAAATCCACCCTGATCAACCAGATTCTGGGGCAGAAGATCGCCATCGTCTCCCCGCGCCCACAAACGACTCGCGTCCGCCAACTGGGCATCCTGACCACCGATGAGGCCCAGATCGTGTTTGTGGACACCCCTGGCCTGCATAAGCCACGCCACGAACTGGGGCGCTTCATGGTGGAAACCGCCCAGCAGGCGCTGGTGGACGCCGATGTGATCCTGCTGATCGTGGAGGCGAATCTGCCCCCCGGCCCCGGTGATATCATGATCGCCCGGCAGCTCCGCGACGCTGCCTCAAAAGCGCCGATCGTCCTGGCCATCAACAAGATCGACCTGACCCCGCCGGACAAGTTGCAGGCTCACGTGGACGCTTACCTGGCGCTGGTCTCGCCCGTCGATTGGGTCGCCATCAGTGCCCTGCACGGCGCTGGCGTCGACGATCTGCGGAAACGCCTGATCGCCCTCCTGCCGGAAGGACCGCGCTACTACCCGCCAGATCAGGTCACTGAGACCTATACCCGCCACATCGCCGCGGAGATGATCCGCGAGCAGGTACTCTTGAATACCCATGACGAGGTTCCGCACGCTGTTGCCGTGGAGATCAACGAGTTCAAAGAGCGCGAGAACAATGTGATCTACATTGCGGCCACCATCTATATCGAGCGTGAATCGCAAAAGTCCATCATCATTGGCAAGGGCGGCCAGATGCTTAAGCGCATTGGCGCCGCCGCCCGCCGCGAAATCGAAGGGCTGACGGAGAGCCGCGTATTCCTGGAACTGTGGGTGAAGGTCCTGCCCAACTGGCGACAGGATGAAGCGCTGCTCAAACGGCTGGGCTACCGCATCCGCTGA
- a CDS encoding adenine nucleotide alpha hydrolase family protein — translation MKCRKCSARAVINMRQHKLALCKTHFVTWMQEQTERSIHHYRMFTRDERVLVAVSGGKDSLALWDILLALGYRADGLYISLGIDEGTAYSEASYAYVRAFAARHPEAVLHTVDVAAVYGASIPEAAQVFHRGKPCSSCGLAKRHIMNRVAGDEGYPVLATGHNLDDEAATLLGNTLSWSVEYLRRQGPVLPPGEAGLVRKVKPLCRFYERETAAYALLRGIDYIYEECPFAADATSLRYKELLNALEQDSPGSKLRFYLNFLRAREQHPDFLPEEEGLTLRACPTCGQATTNNGDCTFCRMWDRVRMLKAQEAATTPA, via the coding sequence ATGAAATGCCGCAAGTGCAGCGCCCGCGCCGTCATCAACATGCGGCAGCACAAACTGGCCCTGTGCAAGACCCACTTCGTCACCTGGATGCAGGAACAGACGGAGCGGTCCATTCACCACTACCGGATGTTCACCCGTGACGAACGGGTACTGGTCGCTGTTTCCGGCGGCAAAGACAGCCTGGCGTTGTGGGACATCCTCCTGGCGCTGGGCTACCGCGCCGATGGGCTGTACATCAGCCTCGGCATCGATGAGGGAACTGCCTATTCTGAGGCATCGTATGCGTATGTCCGCGCCTTTGCCGCGCGCCACCCCGAAGCCGTCCTGCACACCGTGGATGTCGCCGCTGTATACGGCGCATCAATCCCTGAGGCCGCGCAGGTCTTTCATCGTGGCAAGCCATGCTCAAGCTGTGGCCTCGCCAAGCGGCACATCATGAATCGCGTCGCCGGTGATGAAGGCTATCCCGTGCTAGCCACCGGCCATAATCTGGACGACGAAGCCGCCACCCTGCTGGGCAATACGCTCTCCTGGTCGGTGGAATACCTGCGTCGACAGGGACCGGTGCTCCCTCCCGGCGAAGCCGGCCTGGTGCGTAAGGTCAAGCCGCTCTGCCGTTTTTACGAACGGGAGACGGCTGCGTACGCTCTGCTGCGCGGCATTGACTACATCTATGAGGAATGCCCATTCGCAGCAGATGCAACCAGCTTGCGCTACAAAGAACTGCTTAACGCCCTGGAACAGGATAGCCCCGGTTCCAAGCTCCGCTTTTATCTGAACTTCCTGCGGGCGCGGGAGCAGCACCCGGATTTCCTGCCGGAAGAAGAAGGACTGACGCTGCGCGCCTGCCCGACCTGCGGCCAGGCCACCACCAACAATGGCGACTGTACATTCTGCCGGATGTGGGATCGCGTCCGCATGCTCAAAGCTCAGGAGGCTGCAACGACCCCGGCATGA